The sequence below is a genomic window from Nicotiana tomentosiformis chromosome 6, ASM39032v3, whole genome shotgun sequence.
cttagtggccttggctttcagccggccaagacaGAATATGGAGATTAGCAAAAGCCCCCAAATTTAGTGAAGAATATGTCGATTCAAAAATCTgtctcaaaggggaatggggaggggtttatatagcagtaaaAATTGAACGACCACACAAGGAATCAGTGTAAATCGaacaacaaataaggaaagaaagcatGCAAAATTAGTtcaaaatcaatttaggagagaaatcgggtaaaccctagtttttttggGAAAGTGTAAATCAACAGAGATCTAAATGAATTCGGACTCGCATAATATGGTATTGAATGTATGTAGATAaaataatgctcaaaatcaaagatTCGAACCACTTTGGTTCTATTTCAGAAGGtattgcttgccatgtttaggcaagcacctaGGTAACACCACAAACGGACAACCAGTACCAAAAGTTTTCAAATATGGCAAGAGAATAGTAGTCGAATCCCATTATCAATAGGATTAGAAGAGGGATTAaggggaggcggctagggtttagtGAAGAGGAGACGAGTAACAGAGGGAATAGAGGCGGCTATCTTTAGGAAATAGGGTTAGGGTTAGGTTTTGGGGTATAAGAAAAGGGAGTGTGgtgttgtgggccgttgatcgcTTTTGATCAACGATTGAGATTAAAAATGAGCTGGGTTGGATTTGGGCCGGGCAGGATTACTTGGGGTTGGGCTTGAGGATTGGGCCAGGGATTTGGGTCTGTCTTGTCCAATAAATAACTCAAAATTGGGCCTACTTTTAAATAGGAGATTAAaaaggaaataatttaataacatatttaaataaacatataaagaattctatttatgaaaattaatactttaaaaaatGGTAGGAGAttataaaaaatgtaaaaatatcattttcaccctgaataaaatgacaaatgcaataaaaattcgaaatatAGGCTATCATTTTAAGATTGTACAAATAACCTAAGAATACCAAtacaattatataaaataaagtaaaaaatatttgaaacatgtattgtggatgcaaataataattttagatggTTAGATCATCACAAGAATAATTTAAAGGaataattactaaatatttatataatttaaatgcaataaaattaatttaaaatctctaaagtTATGGAAAGTTATAGAAAAtgattgtatagatttgtaaactaaataatgatgcaaaacaAATGCTATTTtggaagtatatatatattttaaaaagctatgagggcaaaattgggtatcaacagctgcccctctttacctggGAATggtgaaagagttgtcgggtaaagaaaatgatgaataaTTTTGGCCGAATGACGTGCTTTTAAAAAACGGaggccgaaccctggttcttgagttgcctacatatccctggtgttacaggaatcaggtcgcgtgtagtacTGGATCCAACAGTGAActgaaaccgatggagttgttataaaaATGGTCGCATGTTTCGAAAAGGTTCTTTTAGGTAGGATAGTGTTGTAAGTAACGAGCAATTTTAATGGGGTCATGAATGCGAATTTTGGATGTTACGAGTGTATGAGGCAAATGTTCGAACGGTCGTAGAGTAAAAGGTAGTCAATTACTGGTAGTCGGTTACGTTTGAAGAAATCAAAGGATGTGAGCGCTGTGAAcagaaaccggagcgaagattgctcccgtttgcAGAATAGTTACTCCCGAGTTTCCTGCAAAACATAAAACACAGTGCATacaaatatatatgggttattgtgaaaatttaaacatgatgcaaattctctttggaccatgaaggttgtctttggacgaggaggatgatgtccttggaccatgatgtcctgggccatgaagcgtataaCAAGGCATTcacaggccatggaatggtgtcctcgggccatgaggatggtgcctctggactatgacgcctttgaataatgatgtgcagtttcaagagatcctcaggccatggaatggtgtcttcaggctatgaggatggtgccttcggactatgatgcctttggaaaaaatggcgatgtttcagcctatGAGATGCAGAGATATGGCGATATCGATCGTTTGATAAAAGAAATAGGTGATGCTTGGTTGTATGTGGGGACgggacaagacaaggcttagtcttgtgtgaGATGAGGGCAACACTTAGCCCTAGGTGAACAAAGATATAGCGCTAGGTATTAGGTAGCGTTGTAAAGATAGTATTTAATCTTATGCAAGGAAaatgcagtgcttagccttatgccaaaagggaagacaatgcttagtcttgtacagggaaaggtagtgcttagccttatggaattagggaggcagtgcttagcctcatgcaggaagaagagacaatgcttagtctcatgcaaataagGGAGGTTGTGCTTGGTCTCATGCAGGAagatgagacaatgcttagtctcatgcggggaaaggctaaacttagccttatgcaattatggaggcagtgcttagcctcatgcaaagaggagacaatgcttagtctcatgtagggaaaggcagtgcttagccttatgcaattagggaggcaattcttagcctcatgcaatcggggagacaatgcttagtctcatgcagggtaAGGccgtgcttagccttatgcaattagggaggcaatgcttagcctcatgcaatcagggagacaatgcttagtctcatgcagggtaaggaaattcttagccttatgcaattagggaggcaatgcttagcctcatgatgAGTGAAGTGAGAAagcaaagtatttcttagctggagatgtTTGCGCTAGATAATTTGTTGTCTTGAAGGCAGTGACTTAATGTGTCTGCGGATATCGTTGTCTTattatgcctgcatccaaagaaaaattgtgagttcagtgggggaaggttggtttgcACTTTTGTCTTCTATTTTGCCTTTGCTCCTATCTTGAggtcctgtttgagttaccctgggtagcatctggctgttgtagaaataaagttttcgaaaaatatgcatgcatttgataaatatagttatttgaaTTGTAGTAGTATGcgatttcaaataatttagatgaaccagtgactgtgacatattttagagacattgcgacctcctttctttagaattttgagggttccctcaaaattttgccccagtttaaatgTAATACTTTGGTTGTTCTGTGTATGACGATGTCGGCTAAACTtgttttagaattttgagggtcctccttaaaattctgccccagttttctgatcatggcaaaatgaagattttattacgatgtgaccgaacccacagggctgcctacgtatcccctcttaaatgggaatcaagtcaagcgtagttcagttacatcaaatgaagaaatgtaaacaatcctaaacatagtatctcttgactaggttttggaaaaatttctccttccatttctgcaagtataaatgCCCCTCCTATTAGTACTCGATGAACAATGTAGGGACCTTTCCCATTGGGTGAAAACTTCCCTTTAGCTTTATCTTGATGCGGGAAAATTCGCTTTAGCACtaattgccccggtgtgaattgccttggtctgacccttttattgaaagctcttgccattctgttTTGGTAGAGTTAACCGTGACATACTGCACTCATTCTTTTTTCATCAATGAGGGCCAGTTGCTCATATAGGCTCTATACCCATTCTGCGTCGCTGAGCGCgacttcttgtatgattctcagaCAAGGGATTTCTACTTCGGTAGGGATAACCACTTCAGTACGGTAAACCAATAAATaaagagttgccccagttgatgtgcgaatcATGGTACAATATCCAAGcaaagcaaatggtagcttctcgtgccattgtttgtaattatctaccatcttcctcaatatttttttgatgttcttgttggcggcttctacatctccattcatttgcggcctatatgctgtggaattcttatgcttgatcatGAAAGTTTCACACATAGCCTTCATTAAATCACTATTAAGAGTGGTgacgttgtcggtgatgattgattctGGAACCCCGAACCGGCAAACAATGCAATCCCGAACAAAGCCTGCGACGACcttcttggttacagctttgtaagatgcagcttcaacctattttgtgaaatagtctatagCAACTAGAataaatctatgcccatttgaagcagtgggttcgattggaccgatgacatccataccccaaacGGAGAAAGGCCACgatgcacttgttgcattgagttcattgggtggcactcgtatcatgtcagcatgtatctgatattggtgacgcttctggacatacctgatgcagtctgtctccatggtcatccagaaataccctgctcttagtattttcttggctaAGACAAAACCATTCATGTGCGgcccgcaagttccggcatgtatttccttgagcaatctggatgcttccttggcatcgacacactgTAATAACCCCAGGTCAGCAGTCCTTCTGTACAAAATCCCTCCGCTTTGAAAGAAGTGGTTGGCTAACCTTCGGAGTGTGCGTTTCTGAATATGAGTTGCGTGCTCCGGGtattctccttttgccaagtattctttgatgtcatggaaccatggatttccatcactttcttcttcaacatgagcataatAAACTGgttgcttatgaattcctattgggatagggtcgatgaaattcttgtttgggtgttgtatcatggaagatagagtggccaatgcATATGAGAACTTATTCTGAatcctcggaacatgtttgaattctatcttcgtgaacctctagATCATCTCCACAGtacagatatggtaatatcttagtGTTCTTCTTAGCCCACTCTCCTAAAACCTGATGTACCAAGATATCGGAATCTCCAATCACTAGCAACTCCTaaacgttcatgtcaatggccaacttgagtcccaagatgcaagcctcatattctgccatattgttggtacatggaaacctgagttttgcggataccggatagtgttggccggtttctgatactaagacagctccaatacctactcctttgaagttcgcggctccgtcgaagaacatcctccaaccatcgtatGCTTCAGTGATGTCTTCTCCCACAAATGATACttcctcatcgggaaaatacattttcaatggttcgtattctccgtgtacaggattttctgccaaatgatctgccaatgcttgccctttgactgcccTTTGAGTTACATAGATGTTGTTGAACTCACTTAGAAATATTTGCCATTTTGCCAACTTTCcggtaggcatgggtttctggaagatgtatttcaacgggtccattcttgatatgagatatgtggtataagcacagaagtagtgcttcaacttttgagctatccatgtcaaagcgcagcaggtacgctccagcaaagagtatcatgcttcatagggtgtgaatattttactcagataatatatggcctgctcctttcttccCGTCTCGTCGTGTTGTCCCAGAACACAACCAAAAGCCCCATCTAGTACGGACAAATAAAGCAGCAAAGGTCTCCCTGGTTAcggtgggaccagaacaggtggtttagataaatactccttgattttgtcgaaggctttctggcattcttcagtccagctcGTTGCGTCATCTTTctttcaacattttgaaaatcggttcacagatcacagttgattgtgctatgaaacggctgatatagttgagacgccctaagaaactcatcacatctttcttgttctttggagatGGCAAGTCCTAGATAgctttgacctttgatgggtccaattcaatccctcggcagctgacgatgaatcctagcaATTTTCCGGCAGGGACTTCGAAGGCACACTTTGCAGGATTCAGTTTCAGATTGTACCTTCGAAGCCGATTAAAGAGTTTTCTCAAGTCTGCTATATAATTTGTGCTTCTCCTGGATTtaatgatgatgtcatccacgtacacctctacttccctgtgtatcatgtcatggaaaatggttgtcatggctctcatgtaagtggatccagcattctttaggccaaacgacatcattttatagtagtacatccccatggtgtgataaatactgtcttttcggcatcctcttcatccatccagatctgatgataccccacgaagcaatccacaaaagactggagttcatgcttggcacagttgtcgattagtatgtgtatattgggcaacggAAAATCATcattgggacttgctctgtttaaatcccgataatcgacacatactctgaccttcccatccttcttcggaactggcacaatgttggctaaccaagtTAGATATTCAACCACTCGGAGAACTTTGACTTTGATTTGCTTAGTGacttcctcttttatcttcaaactcatatctggcttgaatatTTTGAGCTTCTGTTTCactggtggacacatgggatcggTGGAtaacttgtgagccactatggatgtgctcagaccagtcatatcatcgtaaGACCATGCAAAGATGTCTTCATACTCCTTTAGGAACTGGATGtattcttccttctctgacggtgataggtgaatgcttatacgggtttccttgactgtttcggaatcccctaagttaaccgTCTCGGTCTCGTCCAAattagacttaggcttgttttcaaaattttccacttctctgacaatttcctcaggtattacatcCTCTTCTAGATcatctgaatcactatccttacgttgcgttgtctcattacatgtcacaatcataggttcatcgggataggtaataataatgctgtagagaaaaaatgtaaagaataataataaatactaaaaataacaatgcattaaataaatcttgaaaatatcaaacaagtacgactcgatgactcgagcaattatttcaaaacaaaatacgtccagaacaaaatactgaaaatgtcttagatgctcataaaattgattttaaaaataattgatgctaattgccaggctacccaggaactggACTGGCCCGgcatggtgcagcagtccagttcttgagaacaactcctttcTCCATGGTATGAatagtaaggtcttcctcctcctcaactatcacactgcagtccatgtcttcatcatccataaatagcttccttatgccagctagagcttcatcttcttcagacccccacatcatgtcagcttgatgaaatgtctgATGTAAATGTGGTACCGGTTGTTCCAGTggataataaggaccacgccatggcggCGACCAATCCTGATACTCTTGCcaagtgtattcatacccaagccccaAATTTGTACCATGATGCTTCAACTGTaccggtttggtgatcccttggagattcttgccgagacccttgccaaGCTCGTATCCTGTACATAGAAATATACTTTCTATCTTGTTGCTataccatttgtccttttcaattgcgttgaagCGCTCAATGTGATGGTATATTTCTCCACCCAGCTTCCTCCTGTTCTCGATGACTGGAACAATCTGATTGGTATAGATGGGATTACTCCTgtctccatggatgatcacttcctgatgattccattcaaacttcacaacctgatgtagagtagaagctacggccccagcgACATATATCCAGGGTCGTCCCAATAGTAGATTGTAGGTAGCAAATATATCCAGCACTTGAAGCtaaacatcaaaccaggttgggcccatttGTAGGCTGATGTTGATTTCTCCAATTGTGGCCCTCTGAGATCCATCAAATgccttcacattcatacttcctactcgtatctcgtgcagaccTTTACCCAGCCTCTTTAGAGTAGTCAGCGGACatatgttgagacttgaacccctatctatcaggaccctggcgatgaatttgtcctcaaattgcactgtaATATGTAATTCCCTGTTGTGACTAAGTCCTTCcggtggcagctcgtcttcatgaaaagtaatTTTGTGGCTTGCCAACACCTTCCTGACCAAGTTGGCCATTTCCCTACTAGTGATGTTGGTGGGGACATAGGCTTCACTCAgcaccttcatcagggcattcctgCATGTCTCTGAATTTTACAGCAAtgataaaatggatatctgagcaggagttttgttCAAATGGTCAACTACAGAGTATTCTCTTTCTTGCACCTTCCTCCAAAGGTCGTCAGGGCCGGTCTCAATGACAAGTGGCTTAGACgcagcttctttgcttgttcctcccaaatgctcgggtgtataaaccctaccggttctagtcatgccttgtgctgcacctgtttcttccattttcgcttttcctttccttcttgcctccgcaacataatcccatggtatagcttTAGACAGGTAAGATGGAGTAGGTgataccatcacagtgaagggtgtggttacctcaacttcaaatggcaTTGGTGCGGCtacttcaacttcaattggtgcctgggTTTGCACTACAATGGGTGTGAGGGCGACTGGAGATATTTTAGGATCATTCCCCtcccgaatgagtccaattgacccttccggatcccattcttcatcggccTCTATCACATTTACTCCCTTATTTCTGTGATCTGGGAGAGTATTGTAACGAACATTAAGTGCAGTCTTCTTTTCCTGTATCACTTtagtgtcaattaatgtctggaTCTTGTCCTTCAGAGTGCGACATTCCTTAATGGTGTGACCCTttatgcctgagtgataggcacatgtcttgtttGGTTTAATCCACTTagaagagttttccatagcaacagtgggaatgggagtgacataaccggcaACCATCAGTCTCTCGTagagttggtctatgggttcagcaatcggagtgtattgtctgggtggtttGCGGTCGAAATTTGGCCTTGGATTTTGATAATTCTGGAGGGctggtggtggtgagtggtaatatgcGGGTTGTGTGTTATAAGTATGGTAGGTGGCAGCAGGTTATTGGTATCTGGGGAGGGGGGTGAAGGCtggtatgcgggtggaggtgtttggtatgtgagaggagacttcggacctcgggctaccattactgcacccacttctttcttcttagagATACCTCCCGACTGCAAAGCTTTATTTATGGCCTGGAGTGCTTTGAAATTCatcaccattccgcttttgatcccttcttctactctctctcccaacttgatgatgttAGAGAACTTATGGCTTTCAATAACCATCAGACTTTTATAGTATTGCGGgtcttgagctctgacgaagaacttattcatctgttcttcttcaagtgccgGTCTTACCTTCGCAGCTTCAGACTTACATCGAGTAGCATACTCATGGAAAGTTTccgttggtttcttcttgagattttgaatgtagaaaacgtctgaTGCATTTTATGTGTTGAACCTGAttcgatccatgaaatctgatgccatgctcaccccattaacccacttctttgggttctgactgatgtaccaagacaaagcatctctagtgaggctcctcatgaacagcttcatacaGATTCGTTCGTCTTTGCCAACTCCtactaacttgtcacaatatgttcttagatgcactttcggatcaccagttccgtcgaacattttgtacttgggaggtttgtaaccctctgacAGTTCTACATCCGGTTGTATGCATATGtgctcataattcaaaccctcaatgccctTGCCACCTTCAACACTCTGAACTCTGccagtgagcttcttgagttcttccaccatgttcttgatgagcaggtccttctcagtgGATTTCGGTATTTATAGGGCTTGTTTTAGGGTgtggggtaaagtttccacatatatgggattgctttggtggactccgggaatctggTCATAATgatggtcattggttgagttttgtggatccggagtaggctgtggtgcattctgaggggtgtggtatgtggttgtttgttggtattgagttggatggtgatggtgttgttgaggagtaggtaccGCTGGAGGGTTGTGGTTATGAGGAGGTGTGGAgtattgatgtggtgcgggaggatttggtGGTGGGTTTTTATTctgtgtgttttggggaggtgtcgggttttgggcatttgtgttttgttggttgatatcagggacgtttagggtgagggaaaggtttgccaagttccggacctgctcaagtttcctttgtagctccaatattttctgttccagacGTAGGACCAATTCATTATGTGCTGGAGTACTCCGACCGTCCGAAGTTTCAACGTTCTCTACATTGTCTTTTCTGATACCGCTTAAATCGTCCattttcctttccctttgcttttgcctttaggatTAATTGGTGGAGGAggtggtggaggacctctggatctagtatgatatgcggatgatgccagtatgcacgaaccaaccttggggaatgggaataatcaaaagaaagaaaaacaaaaggtaaccaagtcagtaagggatattgaaagaatgcttgcaatattgaacatgcttTGCAAAATCATATAACAGAATCGcatcctaatttgggggaccttgttgtgcccgaggtaggcctaagcgacacatagacttggagaaaattgatgccaataattatgtcatttcattaatgcgaaaatgaaccaaatccttactaaaacgacaataataagaaagTTACTAATGaaatttgccttattacaatcaaaatttaaaactaagataaaaagcagtaaagaacatcatttcctaatctacttggtcccagaaGGACCTTCCCCACGCTTGGCTgtcttgactccatcaatcagattccccaggtcgcgcatatccaacagCAGGTAAGCCTTTGTTAGATGCCCCCCTTCATTGCCATCCATGTTCTGACAATCtgaaagcctctttctcatctttccctcaagctccatcaacccttgctccaaatattctaaTCTTTCTGTTGATCTAGTGGCGGTTTTCCTCCATTCGTTGattgcttccatatccactttgtgttgttctaGATGCCTAGCTCCAGACTCGAAGACCCTTTTGCGTAAcctcctatacttgacttgtgcttcaacAGCGTCATCTATGATCCTGTTTTTTACATTAATTCCTGGCTTGATGCCTCCTGCTATATCGTCCACTAACCATGATGgttagaagtacacatggccatAATGATACGTATCTCGCTCAATAGTATCCTTTTCCACAATGACCTTCTcattccacatatgttgtgcctcgaacttgaatggaacaACATCCCCTTTAAAATCTACTTTGTACTGGActatgttggaaacccgaggtataagCTGTTTTCTTCCCGCTtatctcattacccttataggagcataaggatagatgccCCTCAACCCGATCAATACTAGGTGAGTAGtctctcttgacctgatgatgaactcactgctaggaaaccattcaaacatccaatgtacctgctCGTCCGTTAGACTGCTGAAGAAACACAGCCAGCTCACAACATTTCtaggttgtgcaaacctgtctgggataaatgtcattctctttgggtgatggtaagctatgtagtcattcaatggtcgatgcAAAAGCTCTTGGCGATATTCTCCTCTTTGAAAATGCTCTAATAACCAAACTTGCAGTAATAGATTACAACCCTCGAAGTGCCCGAACCCCTGCTTGCACTGATCTAGAGCGCGGTACATCTCGGCTAGGATCATGGGGATGATGGTATAAGTTTGTCCCTCGATTCCTTCCATTAaagtcctggcgaccatggctaaacgggtatgaatccttccccctttcattggaaatatcaataACCCCAAGAAGTAGACAATGAACACATAAACCCGATGGTTCGTCCAACCCAATGAAGTAATGGtaagttcatcatgatgaaggcgatatgacttgctgtGCCCATAAAGCTCATAAAGAaattcaaatgggatgtatgacttcttcaaacaaagcaa
It includes:
- the LOC138893905 gene encoding uncharacterized protein: MDPLKYIFQKPMPTGKLAKWQIFLSEFNNIYVTQRAVKGQALADHLAENPVHGEYEPLKMYFPDEEVSFVGEDITEAYDGWRMFFDGAANFKGVGIGAVLRFTKIEFKHVPRIQNKFSYALATLSSMIQHPNKNFIDPIPIGIHKQPVYYAHVEEESDGNPWFHDIKEYLAKGEYPEHATHIQKRTLRRLANHFFQSGGILYRRTADLGLLQCVDAKEASRLLKEIHAGTCGPHMNGFVLAKKILRAGYFWMTMETDCIRYVQKRHQYQIHADMIRVPPNELNATSASWPFSVEAASYKAVTKKVVAGFVRDCIVCRFGVPESIITDNVTTLNSDLMKAMCETFMIKHKNSTAYRPQMNGDVEAANKNIKKILRKMVDNYKQWHEKLPFALLGYCTMIRTSTGATLYLLVYRTEVVIPTEVEIPCLRIIQEVALSDAEWV